A single Ctenopharyngodon idella isolate HZGC_01 chromosome 22, HZGC01, whole genome shotgun sequence DNA region contains:
- the fbxo25 gene encoding F-box only protein 25 isoform X1: protein MPFLGQDWRSPGWSWIKTEDGWKRFEYFSHKLGDNINELGLEELDNDNKENIFVGDVCEVAAKKRKKDFFNNNTKSQFLFQERWIYVQKESTRERHGYCTLGEAFNRLDFSSAIQDVRRFNYVVKLLQLIAKSQLTSLSGAAQKNYFNVLEKIVRKVLDDHQNPRLIKALLNDLSSTLCILMREVGKSVLIGNINIWVCRLETILNWQQQLNNLQIPKQVSNGMTLSDLPLHMQNNILYKFTDACDIINLGQATSTLHMLSEDRQLWKKLCQFHFAEKQFCRHLILSEKGHVDWKLMFFTLQKYYPQKEQYGDTLQFCRHCSILFWNDRHLALIFKDSGHPCTANDPDSCLTPVSPQHFIDLFKF, encoded by the exons ATGCCGTTCTTGGGCCAAGACTGGAGATCACCAGGCTGGAGCTGGATCAAAACTGAGGATGGCTGGAAACGCTTTGAATATTTCAGCCACAAATTGGGAGATAACATCAATGAACTTGGCTTGGAAGA GTTGGACAATGACAACAAGGAGAACATCTTTGTGGGAGATGTCTGTGAAGTAGCTGCCAAGAAGAGAAAAAAGGACTTTTTCAACAACAACACTAAGTCACAGT ttttgttccAGGAGAGGTGGATCTACGTTCAGAAGGAGAGTACGAGAGAG AGACATGGCTACTGTACTCTTGGTGAGGCTTTCAATCGTCTGGACTTTTCCAGTGCCATTCAGGATGTGCGGCGATTCAACTATGTAGTCAAA CTTTTGCAGTTGATTGCCAAGTCCCAGCTGACGTCTTTGAGTGGAGCTGCTcagaaaaactattttaatgtcCTGGAGAAGATTGTGAGAAAAG TTCTGGATGACCATCAGAACCCGCGACTGATCAAGGCGTTGCTGAATGATTTAAGCTCCACCCTCTGCATCCTCATGCGAGAAGTTGGGAAGTCTGTGCTGATTGGCAACATCAACATTTGGGTCTGCCGTTTAGAAACCATATTAAACTGGCAACAGCAGCTCAACAATTTGCAAATTCCAAAG CAAGTTTCAAATGGGATGACACTGAGTGACCTCCCTTTGCACATGCAAAACAACATCCTGTACAAGTTTACTGATGCCTGTGACATCATCAATCTGGGACAAGCCACATCAACACTGCACATGCTCAGTGAGGACCGGCAACTGTGGAAGAAACTGTGCCAGTTTCATTTTGCTGAGAAACAG ttcTGCAGGCACTTGATTCTGTCAGAGAAGGGCCATGTGGACTGGAAGCTGATGTTTTTCACACTTCAGAAATACTACCCTCAGAAAGAACAGTACGGAGACACTCTGCAGTTCTGCAGGCACTGTAGCATCCTCTTCTGGAAC GACAGACACCTGGCTTTGATCTTTAAG GACTCGGGACATCCTTGCACGGCAAACGATCCCGACAGCTGCCTCACGCCTGTCTCTCCCCAGCACTTCATAGACCTCTTCAAGTTCTGA
- the fbxo25 gene encoding F-box only protein 25 isoform X2, translating to MPFLGQDWRSPGWSWIKTEDGWKRFEYFSHKLGDNINELGLEELDNDNKENIFVGDVCEVAAKKRKKDFFNNNTKSQFLFQERWIYVQKESTRERHGYCTLGEAFNRLDFSSAIQDVRRFNYVVKLLQLIAKSQLTSLSGAAQKNYFNVLEKIVRKVLDDHQNPRLIKALLNDLSSTLCILMREVGKSVLIGNINIWVCRLETILNWQQQLNNLQIPKQVSNGMTLSDLPLHMQNNILYKFTDACDIINLGQATSTLHMLSEDRQLWKKLCQFHFAEKQFCRHLILSEKGHVDWKLMFFTLQKYYPQKEQYGDTLQFCRHCSILFWNDSGHPCTANDPDSCLTPVSPQHFIDLFKF from the exons ATGCCGTTCTTGGGCCAAGACTGGAGATCACCAGGCTGGAGCTGGATCAAAACTGAGGATGGCTGGAAACGCTTTGAATATTTCAGCCACAAATTGGGAGATAACATCAATGAACTTGGCTTGGAAGA GTTGGACAATGACAACAAGGAGAACATCTTTGTGGGAGATGTCTGTGAAGTAGCTGCCAAGAAGAGAAAAAAGGACTTTTTCAACAACAACACTAAGTCACAGT ttttgttccAGGAGAGGTGGATCTACGTTCAGAAGGAGAGTACGAGAGAG AGACATGGCTACTGTACTCTTGGTGAGGCTTTCAATCGTCTGGACTTTTCCAGTGCCATTCAGGATGTGCGGCGATTCAACTATGTAGTCAAA CTTTTGCAGTTGATTGCCAAGTCCCAGCTGACGTCTTTGAGTGGAGCTGCTcagaaaaactattttaatgtcCTGGAGAAGATTGTGAGAAAAG TTCTGGATGACCATCAGAACCCGCGACTGATCAAGGCGTTGCTGAATGATTTAAGCTCCACCCTCTGCATCCTCATGCGAGAAGTTGGGAAGTCTGTGCTGATTGGCAACATCAACATTTGGGTCTGCCGTTTAGAAACCATATTAAACTGGCAACAGCAGCTCAACAATTTGCAAATTCCAAAG CAAGTTTCAAATGGGATGACACTGAGTGACCTCCCTTTGCACATGCAAAACAACATCCTGTACAAGTTTACTGATGCCTGTGACATCATCAATCTGGGACAAGCCACATCAACACTGCACATGCTCAGTGAGGACCGGCAACTGTGGAAGAAACTGTGCCAGTTTCATTTTGCTGAGAAACAG ttcTGCAGGCACTTGATTCTGTCAGAGAAGGGCCATGTGGACTGGAAGCTGATGTTTTTCACACTTCAGAAATACTACCCTCAGAAAGAACAGTACGGAGACACTCTGCAGTTCTGCAGGCACTGTAGCATCCTCTTCTGGAAC GACTCGGGACATCCTTGCACGGCAAACGATCCCGACAGCTGCCTCACGCCTGTCTCTCCCCAGCACTTCATAGACCTCTTCAAGTTCTGA
- the fam110c gene encoding protein FAM110C: protein MLKKTQGSADADASRILVKGPEFLRRQMERESEANKGRISAVERLAATKPQYVKSQQVVGSTQEPVISIGSASVSSQGSSNGHGSVKNSTNVDVKDIQSPEEDSNVVRRSSSKKRPDSILLYRQKCELMRGLPGGSRRLIKKSLFSLKEKTNAFPETRGGESDVEITNRKDLTLCSTRNDCGKESTQLTLSISNGKPGETNYVLKGPPHRRLAETQEQERKSRRGVARSSSDISSRYSKNFADFDAFFKYCGLEGDVVESLGKENFSARSEDLSSRIRSTSVSTSDDGFSRSSDGLQEEELQETVRQGTSVVERNARIIKWLYSCRNAAESGKTLRDLD from the coding sequence ATGCTGAAGAAAACGCAAGGCTCGGCCGACGCGGATGCGTCGCGCATTCTTGTGAAGGGGCCAGAGTTTTTGAGGAGACAGATGGAGCGAGAAAGCGAGGCGAATAAAGGACGCATCAGTGCGGTGGAGAGGTTGGCAGCCACTAAACCTCAATATGTAAAAAGCCAACAAGTGGTCGGTTCGACTCAGGAACCGGTTATCAGCATCGGGTCTGCCTCCGTGAGTAGTCAAGGGTCTTCAAACGGGCACGGTTCCGTTAAGAACTCAACTAATGTTGATGTTAAGGACATACAGTCGCCTGAAGAAGATAGCAATGTGGTAAGACGTAGCAGCTCGAAGAAACGACCGGACTCGATTTTATTATACAGACAGAAGTGTGAACTCATGAGAGGATTGCCTGGCGGGAGTAGGAGATtgattaaaaagtcattattctCTCTTAAAGAGAAGACAAACGCATTTCCTGAGACGCGAGGTGGTGAGTCTGACGTTGAGATAACTAACAGAAAAGACCTCACGCTTTGCTCCACACGTAATGACTGCGGGAAAGAGTCCACTCAGCTAACTTTATCCATCTCAAACGGGAAGCCAGGTGAGACAAACTATGTGCTGAAAGGACCTCCACACAGGAGACTCGCTGAAACCCAAGAGCAGGAGCGCAAGAGTCGGAGGGGGGTCGCGCGATCCAGCTCTGACATCAGCTCGCGCTACTCGAAAAACTTCGCGGACTTCGACGCTTTCTTCAAATACTGCGGGCTTGAGGGTGACGTAGTTGAGTCCCTGGGCAAAGAGAACTTTTCCGCGCGCTCGGAGGACCTCAGCTCCAGAATCCGGAGCACCAGCGTCTCAACGTCAGATGACGGATTCTCGAGGAGCAGCGACGGCCTGCAAGAGGAGGAATTACAGGAGACTGTCCGTCAAGGGACGTCAGTTGTCGAGCGCAACGCTCGGATCATCAAGTGGCTTTACAGCTGCAGAAATGCAGCGGAGTCGGGAAAGACTCTGCGAGATCTGGATTAA
- the acp1 gene encoding low molecular weight phosphotyrosine protein phosphatase isoform X1, producing the protein MIVINMAAPGGSSVLFVCLGNICRSPIAEAVFRKMATDNGVVDKWVIDSGATSDWNIGSAPDARGLACLRKHGIETDHRARQVTKDDFMTFDHILCMDESNLRDLNKKANSIKNSKAKIELLGSYDPEKQLIIQDPYYGSDKDFETVYGQCVRCCKAFLEQYS; encoded by the exons ATGATAGTAATCAATATGGCGGCTCCCGGTGGAAGTTCGGTGTTGTTCGTGTGCTTGG GGAATATTTGCAGATCCCCAATTGCTGAGGCTGTTTTCAGGAAGATGGCCACAGACAACGGGGTTGTGGACAAG tggGTTATAGACTCTGGTGCCACCTCAGATTGGAATATTGGCAGCGCTCCTGACGCCCGTGGTCTGGCCTGCCTCAGGAAACATGGCATAGAGACAGATCACAGGGCACGACAG GTCACCAAAGATGACTTCATGACTTTTGATCACATCCTCTGCATGGACGAAAGCAACTTGAG AGACCTGAACAAGAAGGCCAACAGCATAAAAAACAGCAAAGCCAAGATTGAGCTGCTCGGCTCCTACGATCCTGAAAAACAGCTTATTATCCAAGATCCGTACTAT GGGAGTGATAAAGACTTTGAGACGGTGTATGGACAGTGTGTGAGGTGCTGCAAAGCCTTCCTGGAGCAGTACTCATAA
- the acp1 gene encoding low molecular weight phosphotyrosine protein phosphatase isoform X2 has protein sequence MIVINMAAPGGSSVLFVCLGNICRSPIAEAVFRKMATDNGVVDKWRIDSAATSTYEIGNPPDHRGQACMKRHGVTMRHVARQVTKDDFMTFDHILCMDESNLRDLNKKANSIKNSKAKIELLGSYDPEKQLIIQDPYYGSDKDFETVYGQCVRCCKAFLEQYS, from the exons ATGATAGTAATCAATATGGCGGCTCCCGGTGGAAGTTCGGTGTTGTTCGTGTGCTTGG GGAATATTTGCAGATCCCCAATTGCTGAGGCTGTTTTCAGGAAGATGGCCACAGACAACGGGGTTGTGGACAAG TGGAGAATAGACAGTGCCGCCACGTCCACCTATGAGATTGGAAATCCCCCGGATCACCGCGGCCAGGCCTGCATGAAGAGACATGGCGTGACCATGAGGCACGTGGCGCGGCAG GTCACCAAAGATGACTTCATGACTTTTGATCACATCCTCTGCATGGACGAAAGCAACTTGAG AGACCTGAACAAGAAGGCCAACAGCATAAAAAACAGCAAAGCCAAGATTGAGCTGCTCGGCTCCTACGATCCTGAAAAACAGCTTATTATCCAAGATCCGTACTAT GGGAGTGATAAAGACTTTGAGACGGTGTATGGACAGTGTGTGAGGTGCTGCAAAGCCTTCCTGGAGCAGTACTCATAA